One Phaseolus vulgaris cultivar G19833 chromosome 11, P. vulgaris v2.0, whole genome shotgun sequence genomic window carries:
- the LOC137825457 gene encoding uncharacterized protein: MATAVMDIARRHTLGQILVDLVKFAVGSAMDGSRKIIPGRKQVDKMVPEGLINIPLPTPVNTKKHPDLKVANDLHFVTKMEEVKEDMNNIKQQYKTSTKGVDQSQLPNKLDDGLKEINLAQGNGRRIFIRSRL, encoded by the exons ATGGCCACCGCCGTGATGGATATAGCCCGCCGCCATACGCTTGGCCAAATACTGGTGGATCTTGTCAAGTTCGCCGTGGGTTCTGCCATGGATGGCTCTCGCAAAATCATCCCAG GTAGGAAGCAGGTTGATAAGATGGTACCAGAAGGATTGATAAACATACCCTTGCCAACCCCAGTAAATACCAAGAAACATCCTGATTTAAAGGTTGCAAATGACCTACATTTTGTGACAAAAATGGAAGAAGTTAAGGAAGACATGAATAACATAAAGCAGCAGTACAAAACATCAACCAAAGGTGTTGATCAGTCACAGCTTCCAAACAAATTGGATGATGGCTTGAAGGAAATCAATCTCGCTCAGGGCAATGGAAGGAGAATTTTCATCCGATCTCGTCTATAG
- the LOC137828332 gene encoding uncharacterized protein gives MMESGPINQPKPQKQMWCEKKQGAVHEEIKRMNRLPANSAYGTHRLKVLNKILQLISVQRTVSQEQELELLFAGLSL, from the exons ATGATGGAGAGTGGACCTATTAATCAGCCTAAACCACAAAAACAAATGTGGTGTGAGAAAAAACAGGGTGCTGTTCATGAGGAAATCAAGAGAATGAACCGACTTCCTGCTAATAGTGCATATGGCACGCATCGTCTTAAGGTTCTTAATAAAATTTTGCAACTCATATCAGTTCAG AGAACCGTATCACAGGAGCAGGAGTTGGAGTTGCTTTTTGCCGGCCTTTCTCTGTAG